The sequence below is a genomic window from Thalassomonas haliotis.
GGGTTGAAACCTATGCCGATATCGTATTGAACCATATGGCAAACGAGTCGTACAAACGCTCGGATTTGAATTATCCGGGGGCGGCGGTGTTAAGTACTTATGCCGCCGGCAGTGCCTATTATAATAACATCAAGCTTTTTGGCGACCTCAGTGACAACCAGTTTGGGACAGGAGATTTTCATCCCGCCGGGTGTATCACCGACTGGGGCGATGCCGGGCATGTGCAATATTGGCGTTTATGCGGCGGCAATGGCGATACCGGCTTGCCGGATCTCGACCCCAACAACTGGGTGGTGGCCCAGCAGCAAGCCTATCTGCAGGCCCTTAAAACCTTGGGAGTTTCGGGGTTTCGGGTCGATGCCGCCAAGCATATGAGCAGTTATCATATTAACCAGGTCTTTAACGCCGACATACGCAGCGGTATGCATGTCTTTGGTGAAATTATCACCTCAGGCGGGGCGGGTGACGGCAGTTATGATAACTTCCTGGCGCCTTATTTGCGTGATACCGAACATAGTGCCTATGATTTCCCCCTGTTTGCCAGTTTACGTAGCGCATTAGGTTTTGGCGGCTCCATGAATCAGCTGGTAGACCCCGGAGCATATGGCCAGGCGCTAGACGGCAGCAGGGCCATTACCTTTTCTATAACCCATGATATTCCCACCAATGACGGCTTCCGTTATCAAATTATGGATCCCACCGATGAATATCTGGCTAATGCGTATATTATGGGGCGCGACGGTGGTTCACCCCTGGTTTATTCCGATCACAATGAGAGTAATGACGGCAGTCGCTGGCAGGATTTGTACAAACGTTCGGATATTCAAGGCATGCTGAAATTTCACAATGCCGTGCAGGGACGCAGCATGCAGGTGATAAGTAATAATGATTGTATTTTGCTGTTCCAGAGGGAAGAACTTGGTATTGTCGGCATTAATAAATGCGGCAGCGGGCAGGATGTCTGGGTAAATACCGGCAACCACAATTTGTGGTGGCATGCCAACTACCGCGATGCTATCGGCGGCATAGATGTACAGAATATTTCCAGCACCTGGCATAAATTCTATTTACCCGGCCGCCAGGCAAGGATGTGGTTAAAAGAGTAAGGCCAAGTGAAGGTGCGCTTTGATTTGCTATGATCAATTGCGTGCCTGCCGATAGAAGATGGCGATAATGCCGGTCAATTGGGAGCTGCATTATCGCCACCTGCAACGGCAATGTTTATGCTGTGGTGTTTTTCCTGTCCAGCTAGCTTGCTGAATATCCCCTCTTTGCTTTTTACCGGAAAAATAGCGGGAACCTTTTTATGTGTAGTGACGTGATCACAAGGGATAATTTAATCGTTTCGTTATTGAACTTAACTGGTATGATGCGTTGGCGATAAACTGGCATTCAGGAGGGAGTATGGCAAACAAAGCAGAACTCAGGCATTTTTTCCAAAAGGAGTTTCCCCAGGCGGATTTTATTATCGACAGCGTCGGTGAAAAGTCGGCGACGATCAGGAAAAAGATCAACCACGGGCATTTACGCCCTGGCGGCACGGTATCGGGACCGGTATTGATGGAGCTGGCAGATGCCGCTTTATATGTGACCATCCTGAGTGAAATTGGCCTGGTGGCCCATGCCGTCACCACCAATTTAAATATTAATTTTTTGCGCAAACCTTCGGCAGAAAAAGACATTA
It includes:
- a CDS encoding alpha-amylase family protein; translation: MQKNNEQKSESPSASPENKRQLCRAAVILAGLLTTGNASADAILHAFNWTYDDVAAKASEIAALGYKKVLVSPAYKSEGNEWWARYQPQDLRIIHSPLGDTTDFKEMIAALKSRGVETYADIVLNHMANESYKRSDLNYPGAAVLSTYAAGSAYYNNIKLFGDLSDNQFGTGDFHPAGCITDWGDAGHVQYWRLCGGNGDTGLPDLDPNNWVVAQQQAYLQALKTLGVSGFRVDAAKHMSSYHINQVFNADIRSGMHVFGEIITSGGAGDGSYDNFLAPYLRDTEHSAYDFPLFASLRSALGFGGSMNQLVDPGAYGQALDGSRAITFSITHDIPTNDGFRYQIMDPTDEYLANAYIMGRDGGSPLVYSDHNESNDGSRWQDLYKRSDIQGMLKFHNAVQGRSMQVISNNDCILLFQREELGIVGINKCGSGQDVWVNTGNHNLWWHANYRDAIGGIDVQNISSTWHKFYLPGRQARMWLKE
- a CDS encoding PaaI family thioesterase codes for the protein MANKAELRHFFQKEFPQADFIIDSVGEKSATIRKKINHGHLRPGGTVSGPVLMELADAALYVTILSEIGLVAHAVTTNLNINFLRKPSAEKDIIAKCTLIKLGKVLVIGEVSLYSQGLPEPVAHAVGTYSIPAVKSIEKV